GTGGTGAAGTTCTGATCGCTGTACACCACAACCTGCTGGCACGCTGTGAACGCAGCGAAATCACCGAGATTTACAGTAAACCTCAGGCCCTCTCACAGTGCCGCGAGTGGCTCTCCCGGAACATGCCTCAAGCACACCTGCATGAAGTCACCAGTACTTCGACCGCCGCACAACTGGCAGCGACCAAACCAGGTGCCGCCGCAGTTGCCAGCCACCAGGCCTCTGTAGAATACGATCTGCAGATTATCGTCGAAGGCATTGAAGACAATGCCAACAACGTCACACGCTTTGCCGTCATCGGCGAAGAAGTCTGCGATCCGACCGGTAAAGATCGTACCGCGATCCTGGTTCAAATCGCCCATAAAGCTGGCTCTCTGGCTGATACCCTGCAAATCTTCAAGAAAAACAAGGTAAACCTGACCTGGATTGAGTCCTTCCCACTCCGGGGAGAAGAGCCGGGATACCTGTTTTTCATCGATTTTGAAGGCCATGTTCAGGAACCTCATATTAAACGGACCCTGAACGAACTGGAAAAACGCGTGGTTCGCCTGGAAACGATGGGCTCCTACCCCCGAAGTGGGATTCTGGAGTAGCAGATGACGGCAATCGAGCTCCCTGTCTCGTCTGATTCATGAGAATTCCGTGAAAACAGGGGTCATTTCAGGATTTTCAGCTCAAATCCTTGAATCATTGCGTTTGACTCAATAACTTATGCAGCAGCTCAGACTGCAGCTTAAGAGCGTGATTGAAAATAATTTTGCCAATCACGGCTCCTTTTCGCTTTTGTATGGCTCTGAATTCCTGGGGAAATCAGGTTCCGTACAGTCATAACCAACATTCACTTTAACTTCAATCACAGGATTAATTATGCGTCGCTTCCTTGTAGCCGGTAACTGGAAAATGAATACCACCAAAGAATCCGGTGCACAGTTGGCACAGGCCCTGGCATCAGAAGTGCCATCTGAAAATCCTGCCGTTGAAGTTCTGGTCTGCCCTCCGTTCCCCTACCTGACCACCATTGGCGATATCGTCACAGGCTCAGGCGTCGGCTATGGTGCACAAAACTGCTACCATGAAGCTCCGGGGGCGTTCACAGGTGAGACCGCGACCGAAATGCTGACCGATATTGGCTGCCGCTCCGTCATTCTGGGACACAGTGAACGACGTCATGTCCTCAAGGAAACAGACGCAGACATCAATCTCAAAGTCAAAAAAGCCCTCGAAGCGGGTCTGCAGGTGATTCTCTGTGTGGGTGAATTACAGAGTGAACGTGAATCAGACCAGACAGAAGCAGTGCTCAATACTCAGATGACCGGTGGCCTGGCAGGCGTCGACGGAGCCGCTTTCGGGCAGATCGTCATTGCTTATGAACCAGTCTGGGCTATTGGAACCGGTTTAACAGCAAG
The sequence above is a segment of the Gimesia algae genome. Coding sequences within it:
- the pheA gene encoding prephenate dehydratase; the protein is MAKKKAVNKRTSVSKPKSSAKKKVVQASVKRSPVSLQSELKKIDREIVKLVNKRCSMTVKQIKSDPEPRKAMFDPKSDEELRQTIEKLNGSGPLTNNAIRGIFRQILSSARRQIHPQRVAYLGPAYSYTHLAALERFGGGADMVPVNTIGAVFEEVNRGNTEFGVVPIENSTDGRVVDTLDMFTRLPLRICGEVLIAVHHNLLARCERSEITEIYSKPQALSQCREWLSRNMPQAHLHEVTSTSTAAQLAATKPGAAAVASHQASVEYDLQIIVEGIEDNANNVTRFAVIGEEVCDPTGKDRTAILVQIAHKAGSLADTLQIFKKNKVNLTWIESFPLRGEEPGYLFFIDFEGHVQEPHIKRTLNELEKRVVRLETMGSYPRSGILE
- the tpiA gene encoding triose-phosphate isomerase encodes the protein MRRFLVAGNWKMNTTKESGAQLAQALASEVPSENPAVEVLVCPPFPYLTTIGDIVTGSGVGYGAQNCYHEAPGAFTGETATEMLTDIGCRSVILGHSERRHVLKETDADINLKVKKALEAGLQVILCVGELQSERESDQTEAVLNTQMTGGLAGVDGAAFGQIVIAYEPVWAIGTGLTASPEQAEAAHLYLRNWLKDQYSAEIADATRILYGGSVKPDNAKELLSQENVDGALVGGASLKAELFIPIIQAAVELSAE